Proteins from one Triplophysa dalaica isolate WHDGS20190420 chromosome 6, ASM1584641v1, whole genome shotgun sequence genomic window:
- the LOC130425116 gene encoding endoplasmic reticulum resident protein 27, with protein sequence MFFILLSLFIARVTAEAAGGEESALLRLNDVPAAQAFIDSSEVAVIGFFETDEARGYKEFLAAAKQMESLSVAVCGEKEVWAKYNITSDTISIFRKADVHQKHLKLSEAKTIDADGLVRFFTINNIHYITEYNQASAVGLFQSEVKTHLLLIANRDMSDFNQLKEKLRALAPKYTGKMLFVLVNGREKSNALVLDYFKLRSRDLPRIAIYDGDSDREWLMPKGEISAERVQNFCDSYLRGDLQKQSEAETSEDKSEL encoded by the exons atgttttttattcttttgtctttatttattgcACGTGTGACTGCAGAAG CGGCGGGAGGAGAAGAGAGCGCCCTCCTCAGACTGAATGATGTTCCTGCAGCTCAGGCCTTCATTGACTCCTCAGAAGTGGCTGTCATCGGTTTCTTTGag ACGGATGAAGCTCGTGGATATAAAGAGTTTTTGGCTGCTGCTAAACAGATGGAGTCTCTCTCTGTCGCTGTGTGTGGTGAAAAAGAAGTTTGGGCCAAATATAACATCACCTCTGACACAATCTCCATATTCAGAAAG GCTGATGTTCATCAAAAACACCTGAAGTTGTCAGAGGCAAAGACAATTGATGCTGACGGCCTCGTGCGCTTCTTCACCATCAATAACATTCACTACATCACAGAGTACAATCAAGCG tCTGCAGTGGGTTTGTTTCAGTCGGAGGTGAAGACACACCTGCTCCTCATAGCCAACAGAGACATGTCTGATTTTAACCAGCTGAAAGAGAAACTCAGGGCTCTCGCTCCAAAATACACTGGCAAG ATGTTGTTTGTGCTGGTAAACGGAAGAGAGAAATCCAACGCCCTCGTGCTGGACTACTTCAAGCTGAGGTCACGTGACCTGCCCCGCATTGCCATTTATGACGGAGACTCGGACAGAGAATGGCTCATGCCGAAGGGTGAAATCTCTGCTGAGCGTGTGCAGAACTTCTGTGACTCTTACCTGAGAGGAGATCTGCAG AAGCAGAGCGAAGCGGAAACATCTGAAGACAAATCTGAACTCTAA
- the LOC130424458 gene encoding target of Myb1 membrane trafficking protein-like isoform X2: MEFLIGGPFSSSVGQRIQKATSAALQAEDWSLNLEICDIINETEDGPKEAVKALKKRIVGNKNFREVMLALTVLETCVKNCGRRFHMCVCSKEFVEGVLVRAILPKNNPPMILQDRVLSFIQAWAAAFRNVPSLSGVVIVYEDLRRRGLEFPMTDLDSLSPIHTPNRSVPENGSASGTDPPSQHSPQSPDTPAQNQKLRSELDLVKGNLTVMTEMLNQLKPGETSASDAELLQVCVCVRVHLSHSFLLYLLFLKTRVCVCVCVCVREQQLFLVCKQMQQRVVELIPNLSEEEMTAELLLLNDDLNNIFIRYERFDRLNKMQRGDAEHLESQNDKGNLIDLSPVSPSTNQNTASAVNQHAAHILPPHTNSSMHADEEFDMFAQTRSSSLAEQRKSVRYEDPGAVEGLAEALDTRLQVTAGTPAPHSSVMEDIESWLSTESPDVEDGEGVTSEEFDKFLANRAKAADHLPAMNQTSSARVSHMTPPQPTSEQDQKHNQLFSL, from the exons ATGGAGTTTCTCATCGGCGGTCCGTTCTCGTCTTCTGTCGGCCAGAGGATTC AAAAAGCCACAAGCGCTGCCCTGCAGGCAGAGGACTGGAGTCTTAACCTGGAgatctgtgacatcatcaatgAGACGGAGGACGG ACCCAAAGAGGCAGTGAAAGCTTTAAAGAAGAGGATTGTGGGTAATAAGAACTTCAGGGAAGTGATGTTGGCTCTGACA GTTCTTGAGACGTGTGTGAAAAACTGTGGCCGTCGctttcatatgtgtgtgtgtagtaaaGAGTTTGTGGAGGGCGTTTTGGTCCGAGCAATATTACCCAAGAACAACCCACCCATGATCTTACAGGACAGAGTGCTGAGCTTCATTCAG GCGTGGGCCGCTGCCTTCCGGAACGTTCCGTCTCTTTCTGGAGTTGTAATAGTGTATGAAGATTTGAGGCGGAGAGGACTGGAGTTCCCCATGACGGATCTGGACTCTCTATCTCCCATCCACACGCCCAACAGA AGTGTTCCAGAGAACGGCTCTGCCTCCGGTACAGACCCCCCGTCACAACACTCTCCACAGAGCCCTGATACACCTGCACAG AATCAGAAACTGAGATCAGAGCTGGATCTTGTCAAAGGTAATCTGACCGTCATGACGGAGATGTTAAATCAACTGAAACCAGGAGAAACCTCTGCATCAGACGCTGAACTactacaggtgtgtgtgtgcgtgcgtgttcaCCTTTCTCAtagttttttgttatatttgttgttcttgaagacacgtgtgtgtgtgtgtgtgtgtgtgtgtgtgagagagcagcAGTTGTTTTTAGTGTGTAAGCAGATGCAGCAGAGGGTTGTGGAGCTGATTCCTAATCTCTCAGAGGAGGAGATGACCGCTGAACTTCTGCTGCTGAATGATGATCTGAACAACATCTTCATTAGATATGAGAG GTTTGATCGATTGAATAAGATGCAAAGAGGAGACGCAGAACATCTGGAGTCACAg AATGATAAAGGAAACCTTATcgatcttagtcctgtgtcaccatcaaccaatcagaatacagcttcagctgtcaatcaacaTGCAGCTCACATTCTGCCCCCCCACACAAACAGTTCAA tgcaTGCAGATGAGGAGTTCGATATGTTTGCTCAAACCAGAAGCAGCTCTCTGGCAGAACAGAGAAAGAG tgtGAGGTATGAGGATCCTGGAGCGGTGGAAGGTCTGGCTGAAGCACTGGACACACGGCTGCAGGTCACCGCAGGG ACTCCAGCTCCACACAGCTCTGTTATGGAGGATATTGAAAGCTGGCTGTCCACAGAATCG CCGGATGTTGAAGATGGCGAGGGTGTGACCAGTGAAG AGTTTGACAAGTTTTTAGCAAACCGAGCGAAAGCTGCTGATCATCTTCCTGCTATGAATCAAACCTCATCTGCTCGTGTCAGTCACATGACTCCCCCGCAGCCAACCAGCGAACAGGATCAAAAACACAACCAGCTCTTCTCGCTCTGA
- the bglapl gene encoding bone gamma-carboxyglutamate (gla) protein, like, with protein sequence MKTLTVLSVCALLSVCMSMGVYTEADAAGHSLADLVASPTAAPESPSSSSSASDSDSSSSESDSVSDSTSSSSSSESDSASDSTSDSSSSESNSASAEGTPANHVLLKRDVAARLLRRRRAGANAADLSPQQLESLKEVCEVNLGCEHMAETAGIIAAYTAYYGPIPY encoded by the exons ATGAAGACTTTGACTGTCCTGAGCGTGTGTGCTCTGCTGTCTGTCTGCATGTCTATGGGAG TTTACACAGAAGCTGACGCTGCTGGACATTCTCTGGCTGATTTGGTGGCGTCTCCGACCGCCGCTCCTGAGTCTCCCTCATCGTCCTCATCCGCCTCAGATTCTGATTCCTCCTCCTCAGAGTCCGATTCCGTGTCTGATTCCacctcctcatcatcatcatcagagtCTGATTCTGCATCTGATTCCACCTCAGACTCGTCCTCCTCTGAGTCAAACTCGGCCAGTGCTGAAG GAACTCCTGCCAATCACGTGCTGCTGAAGAGAGATGTGGCTGCAAGACTTCTGCGACGCAGGAGAGCCGGAGCCAACGCAGCTGATCTGAGTCCTCAACAACTGGAgag cttGAAAGAAGTGTGTGAGGTGAATCTGGGATGTGAACACATGGCTGAAACCGCTGGGATCATTGCAGCTTATACAGCGTATTACGGACCCATCCCATATTAA
- the LOC130424458 gene encoding target of Myb1 membrane trafficking protein-like isoform X1: MEFLIGGPFSSSVGQRIQKATSAALQAEDWSLNLEICDIINETEDGPKEAVKALKKRIVGNKNFREVMLALTVLETCVKNCGRRFHMCVCSKEFVEGVLVRAILPKNNPPMILQDRVLSFIQAWAAAFRNVPSLSGVVIVYEDLRRRGLEFPMTDLDSLSPIHTPNRSVPENGSASGTDPPSQHSPQSPDTPAQNQKLRSELDLVKGNLTVMTEMLNQLKPGETSASDAELLQVCVCVRVHLSHSFLLYLLFLKTRVCVCVCVCVREQQLFLVCKQMQQRVVELIPNLSEEEMTAELLLLNDDLNNIFIRYERFDRLNKMQRGDAEHLESQNDKGNLIDLSPVSPSTNQNTASAVNQHAAHILPPHTNSSMHADEEFDMFAQTRSSSLAEQRKSVRYEDPGAVEGLAEALDTRLQVTAGDADSSWVRQSQWIYSENLTPAPHSSVMEDIESWLSTESPDVEDGEGVTSEEFDKFLANRAKAADHLPAMNQTSSARVSHMTPPQPTSEQDQKHNQLFSL; encoded by the exons ATGGAGTTTCTCATCGGCGGTCCGTTCTCGTCTTCTGTCGGCCAGAGGATTC AAAAAGCCACAAGCGCTGCCCTGCAGGCAGAGGACTGGAGTCTTAACCTGGAgatctgtgacatcatcaatgAGACGGAGGACGG ACCCAAAGAGGCAGTGAAAGCTTTAAAGAAGAGGATTGTGGGTAATAAGAACTTCAGGGAAGTGATGTTGGCTCTGACA GTTCTTGAGACGTGTGTGAAAAACTGTGGCCGTCGctttcatatgtgtgtgtgtagtaaaGAGTTTGTGGAGGGCGTTTTGGTCCGAGCAATATTACCCAAGAACAACCCACCCATGATCTTACAGGACAGAGTGCTGAGCTTCATTCAG GCGTGGGCCGCTGCCTTCCGGAACGTTCCGTCTCTTTCTGGAGTTGTAATAGTGTATGAAGATTTGAGGCGGAGAGGACTGGAGTTCCCCATGACGGATCTGGACTCTCTATCTCCCATCCACACGCCCAACAGA AGTGTTCCAGAGAACGGCTCTGCCTCCGGTACAGACCCCCCGTCACAACACTCTCCACAGAGCCCTGATACACCTGCACAG AATCAGAAACTGAGATCAGAGCTGGATCTTGTCAAAGGTAATCTGACCGTCATGACGGAGATGTTAAATCAACTGAAACCAGGAGAAACCTCTGCATCAGACGCTGAACTactacaggtgtgtgtgtgcgtgcgtgttcaCCTTTCTCAtagttttttgttatatttgttgttcttgaagacacgtgtgtgtgtgtgtgtgtgtgtgtgtgtgagagagcagcAGTTGTTTTTAGTGTGTAAGCAGATGCAGCAGAGGGTTGTGGAGCTGATTCCTAATCTCTCAGAGGAGGAGATGACCGCTGAACTTCTGCTGCTGAATGATGATCTGAACAACATCTTCATTAGATATGAGAG GTTTGATCGATTGAATAAGATGCAAAGAGGAGACGCAGAACATCTGGAGTCACAg AATGATAAAGGAAACCTTATcgatcttagtcctgtgtcaccatcaaccaatcagaatacagcttcagctgtcaatcaacaTGCAGCTCACATTCTGCCCCCCCACACAAACAGTTCAA tgcaTGCAGATGAGGAGTTCGATATGTTTGCTCAAACCAGAAGCAGCTCTCTGGCAGAACAGAGAAAGAG tgtGAGGTATGAGGATCCTGGAGCGGTGGAAGGTCTGGCTGAAGCACTGGACACACGGCTGCAGGTCACCGCAGGG gaCGCGGACAGCAGCTGGGTCCGTCAGTCTCAATGGATTTACTCTGAGAATCTG ACTCCAGCTCCACACAGCTCTGTTATGGAGGATATTGAAAGCTGGCTGTCCACAGAATCG CCGGATGTTGAAGATGGCGAGGGTGTGACCAGTGAAG AGTTTGACAAGTTTTTAGCAAACCGAGCGAAAGCTGCTGATCATCTTCCTGCTATGAATCAAACCTCATCTGCTCGTGTCAGTCACATGACTCCCCCGCAGCCAACCAGCGAACAGGATCAAAAACACAACCAGCTCTTCTCGCTCTGA
- the LOC130424458 gene encoding target of Myb1 membrane trafficking protein-like isoform X3: MEFLIGGPFSSSVGQRIQKATSAALQAEDWSLNLEICDIINETEDGPKEAVKALKKRIVGNKNFREVMLALTVLETCVKNCGRRFHMCVCSKEFVEGVLVRAILPKNNPPMILQDRVLSFIQAWAAAFRNVPSLSGVVIVYEDLRRRGLEFPMTDLDSLSPIHTPNRSVPENGSASGTDPPSQHSPQSPDTPAQNQKLRSELDLVKGNLTVMTEMLNQLKPGETSASDAELLQQLFLVCKQMQQRVVELIPNLSEEEMTAELLLLNDDLNNIFIRYERFDRLNKMQRGDAEHLESQNDKGNLIDLSPVSPSTNQNTASAVNQHAAHILPPHTNSSMHADEEFDMFAQTRSSSLAEQRKSVRYEDPGAVEGLAEALDTRLQVTAGDADSSWVRQSQWIYSENLTPAPHSSVMEDIESWLSTESPDVEDGEGVTSEEFDKFLANRAKAADHLPAMNQTSSARVSHMTPPQPTSEQDQKHNQLFSL, from the exons ATGGAGTTTCTCATCGGCGGTCCGTTCTCGTCTTCTGTCGGCCAGAGGATTC AAAAAGCCACAAGCGCTGCCCTGCAGGCAGAGGACTGGAGTCTTAACCTGGAgatctgtgacatcatcaatgAGACGGAGGACGG ACCCAAAGAGGCAGTGAAAGCTTTAAAGAAGAGGATTGTGGGTAATAAGAACTTCAGGGAAGTGATGTTGGCTCTGACA GTTCTTGAGACGTGTGTGAAAAACTGTGGCCGTCGctttcatatgtgtgtgtgtagtaaaGAGTTTGTGGAGGGCGTTTTGGTCCGAGCAATATTACCCAAGAACAACCCACCCATGATCTTACAGGACAGAGTGCTGAGCTTCATTCAG GCGTGGGCCGCTGCCTTCCGGAACGTTCCGTCTCTTTCTGGAGTTGTAATAGTGTATGAAGATTTGAGGCGGAGAGGACTGGAGTTCCCCATGACGGATCTGGACTCTCTATCTCCCATCCACACGCCCAACAGA AGTGTTCCAGAGAACGGCTCTGCCTCCGGTACAGACCCCCCGTCACAACACTCTCCACAGAGCCCTGATACACCTGCACAG AATCAGAAACTGAGATCAGAGCTGGATCTTGTCAAAGGTAATCTGACCGTCATGACGGAGATGTTAAATCAACTGAAACCAGGAGAAACCTCTGCATCAGACGCTGAACTactacag cAGTTGTTTTTAGTGTGTAAGCAGATGCAGCAGAGGGTTGTGGAGCTGATTCCTAATCTCTCAGAGGAGGAGATGACCGCTGAACTTCTGCTGCTGAATGATGATCTGAACAACATCTTCATTAGATATGAGAG GTTTGATCGATTGAATAAGATGCAAAGAGGAGACGCAGAACATCTGGAGTCACAg AATGATAAAGGAAACCTTATcgatcttagtcctgtgtcaccatcaaccaatcagaatacagcttcagctgtcaatcaacaTGCAGCTCACATTCTGCCCCCCCACACAAACAGTTCAA tgcaTGCAGATGAGGAGTTCGATATGTTTGCTCAAACCAGAAGCAGCTCTCTGGCAGAACAGAGAAAGAG tgtGAGGTATGAGGATCCTGGAGCGGTGGAAGGTCTGGCTGAAGCACTGGACACACGGCTGCAGGTCACCGCAGGG gaCGCGGACAGCAGCTGGGTCCGTCAGTCTCAATGGATTTACTCTGAGAATCTG ACTCCAGCTCCACACAGCTCTGTTATGGAGGATATTGAAAGCTGGCTGTCCACAGAATCG CCGGATGTTGAAGATGGCGAGGGTGTGACCAGTGAAG AGTTTGACAAGTTTTTAGCAAACCGAGCGAAAGCTGCTGATCATCTTCCTGCTATGAATCAAACCTCATCTGCTCGTGTCAGTCACATGACTCCCCCGCAGCCAACCAGCGAACAGGATCAAAAACACAACCAGCTCTTCTCGCTCTGA
- the LOC130425206 gene encoding HMG box-containing protein 4-like — protein sequence MESEVSLVAGRSQREKRRSYKDLLREEEIIDAEVRKSSKKRLKESQDFYTSSEIHKKKKKHDSYLFKDRSSGSLHKKQKRSSESHRSLLSSPDLLTSSQTGVTAMGLLQAITSPTAVTTEAAYPSLSPSKEHRKDMRHASSFRKQPQVVREGLPVVGEEVELEGHFSGCHDFAADSSGSLSADGSSRGKLMIHETSSHSKKKKSKKIKKKKERHREKKHSSKTAAANGSAERSVHSAGHHRREEKKKRPEGGKRKSKDKKKKKVLTAYQIFYKEYRNSILEEEPGLDFGDLSKRLADAWKQLPEGDKQVWRERSEYLQRKQMKSNAVKQHQIGSQRHLKDSSKPKDHLVPVGGGVALKRRDAAVAPVQNGSVLPPRHPDVDPIDAAAHLQLLGESLSLIGRRLQETEGMVTVSGSLSVLLDSVLCALGPLVCLTTQVSELNGCPHQLLSNTLDNIAYVMPGL from the exons atGGAGAGTGAGGTTAGTCTGGTCGCTGGTCGCAGTcaaagagagaagagaagatCTTATAAAGACCTGCTGAGAGAAGAAGAAATTATTGACGCAGAGGTCAGAAAATCCTCCAAGAAACGACTGAAG GAGTCTCAAGACTTCTACACAAGCAGTGAGATTcacaagaagaaaaagaaacatgacAGTTATTTGTTCAAAG ATCGCAGCTCAGGATCTCTCCACAAAAAACAGAAACGGTCTTCAGAGAGTCACCGGTCACTCCTGTCATCACCTGACCTGTTGACTTCTTCTCAGACGGGCGTGACAGCCATGGGACTCCTGCAGGCCATCACCTCCCCCACGGCCGTGACCACGGAAGCGGCGTacccctctctctccccatcAAAGGAGCACAGGAAAGACATGAGACACGCCTCCTCATTCAGAAAGCAGCCGCAGGTGGTGCGAGAGGGACTGCCCGTGGTGGGCGAGGAGGTGGAGCTGGAAG GTCATTTCAGCGGATGTCACGATTTTGCAGCTGACAGCAGCGGATCGTTGTCCGCAGACGGCAGCAGTCGCGGGAAGCTCATGATCCACGAAACGTCGTCCCACagcaagaagaaaaaaagcaaGAAGATCaagaaaaagaaggaaagacACCGTGAGAAGAAGCACAGCAGTAAAACTGCAGCAG CCAATGGCAGCGCAGAACGAAGCGTGCACTCTGCCGGTCATCACAGACGTGAGGAGAAAAAGAAGAGACCGGAAGGAGGCAAACGCAAGAGCAAAGACAAGAAG AAGAAGAAGGTGTTGACGGCCTATCAGATCTTTTATAAGGAGTACAGAAACAGTATTCTAGAGGAGGAGCCGGGGCTCG ATTTCGGGGATTTGAGTAAACGTTTGGCTGACGCCTGGAAGCAGCTGCCCGAGGGAGACAAACAG GTGTGGCGAGAGAGATCTGAGTATCTCCAGCGGAAACAGATGAAATCAAATGCTGTCAAACAGCATCAGATAGGATCTCAAAGACACCTTAAAGACAGCAGCAAGCCTAAAG ATCATCTCGTGCCTGTAGGGGGAGGTGTTGCACTGAAGAGACGAGACGCAGCGGTCGCTCCGGTCCAGAACGGATCTGTGTTGCCTCCCAGACACCCTGATGTGGATCCCATTGATGCGGCCGCTCACCTGCAGCTGCTGGGAGAATCTCTGTCTCTGATTGGCCGCAGACTGCAGGAGACTGAG GGGATGGTGACTGTGTCGGGGTCTCTGTCGGTTCTGTTGGACTCTGTTCTGTGTGCTCTGGGTCCTTTGGTTTGTCTCACCACACAGGTGTCAGAACTCAACGGATGTCCGCATCAGCTGCTG tcaAACACTCTAGATAACATCGCATACGTGATGCCGGGTTTATAA
- the LOC130425211 gene encoding heme oxygenase-like has product METSKNVQTEQITDSDLSEQIKLVTKDSHTRAENTELMLSYQRGHVSLTQYQMLLCSLYKIYEALEEALDRNATHDAVAPIYFPQELERLPSIRKDLEHFYGQSWREKISVPAATLRYVQRLRQVGSEHPEYLVAHAYTRYLGDLSGGQVLGRITQKSLGLKNGEGLSFFSFPAVSSPTLFKQLYRSRMNSLELTEEQRRGVLEEAVAAFQLNIQVFNELQDSVCETDDQNNLRLRRTLHKDNTTAADVAVSESSVSSLMPQFVRTLLGLFVVLAVGLVYVF; this is encoded by the exons ATGGAGACAAGCAAGAACGTCCAGACCGAGCAGATCACAGACAG TGATCTGTCGGAGCAGATTAAACTCGTGACTAAAGACAGTCACACGAGAGCAGAGAACACAGAACTGATGCTGAGCTATCAGAGAGGACACGTGTCCCTCACACAATATCAG ATGCTTCTGTGTTCTCTCTATAAAATCTACGAGGCGTTGGAGGAGGCTCTGGACAGGAACGCCACGCATGACGCCGTGGCTCCAATATACTTCCCACAGGAGCTGGAGCGACTGCCATCCATCAGGAAAGATCTGGAACATTTCTACGGCCAAAGCTGGAGAGAGAAGATCTCGGTCCCGGCCGCCACGCTGAGATACGTGCAGAGACTGAGACAG GTGGGCAGTGAGCACCCTGAATATCTGGTAGCACACGCTTACACGCGCTACCTGGGCGACCTGTCAGGCGGTCAGGTGCTGGGCCGCATCACCCAGAAGTCTTTAGGGCTGAAGAACGGCGAGGGCTTGTCGTTTTTCTCCTTCCCTGCCGTCAGCAGCCCGACGCTCTTCAAGCAGCTGTACAGGAGCCGGATGAACAGTCTGGAGCTGACGGAGGAGCAGAGACGAGGAGTTCTGGAGGAGGCCGTCGCTGCCTTTCAGCTCAACATACAG GTTTTCAATGAGCTGCAGGACTCTGTTTGTGAGACGGACGACCAAAACAACCTGAGACTGAGACGCACACTACACAAAGACAACACAACAGCTGcag atGTTGCAGTGTCTGAATCGAGTGTGTCGTCTCTGATGCCGCAGTTTGTGCGGACGCTGCTGGGTTTGTTTGTGGTTCTGGCTGTTGGCCTGgtttatgtgttttaa